From Companilactobacillus heilongjiangensis, one genomic window encodes:
- a CDS encoding ABC transporter permease — protein sequence MYSSIFIYRIKQMWQYKISLISSLPLYLIRGFLTISIMMTFNGFSSQINQVSKLINYIWIQTCFAPFIYAWIIDSELNNIIKTGNIACEYMKPVDLYWSWFMRLIAQRIFTATASSIPLLPLVIFLPKPYALELQMSQEKIMAFIVAIGLALILNTVLSLLVYISVFHTFSITGSLLIFGSIMEFLSGLVIPFSLFPESARKVLGILPFKYGAAFPLQLLTEKTNYIENLLGIINQLIWIVFIIVLGKVWLKRNIQHIIVQGG from the coding sequence ATGTACAGTAGTATTTTTATCTACAGAATCAAACAGATGTGGCAATACAAAATCTCATTAATATCTTCTTTGCCACTATATCTGATTAGAGGATTTTTGACTATTTCAATTATGATGACTTTCAATGGCTTTTCTTCTCAGATTAATCAAGTAAGTAAATTAATAAACTATATTTGGATACAAACCTGTTTTGCACCTTTTATTTATGCCTGGATTATTGACAGTGAGTTGAATAACATAATCAAGACCGGGAATATCGCATGTGAATATATGAAACCAGTGGATTTGTATTGGTCATGGTTTATGCGATTAATAGCACAACGTATATTCACTGCTACTGCTTCAAGTATTCCCCTATTACCACTTGTAATCTTTCTTCCTAAACCTTACGCCTTGGAACTACAGATGTCACAGGAAAAAATAATGGCTTTTATTGTGGCCATTGGATTGGCACTAATATTAAATACTGTTTTATCTCTACTTGTTTATATTTCTGTTTTTCATACTTTCTCTATTACAGGTTCCTTACTTATTTTTGGATCAATTATGGAATTTTTAAGTGGACTAGTTATACCATTCTCATTATTTCCGGAAAGCGCAAGGAAAGTGCTGGGGATATTGCCTTTTAAATATGGAGCAGCGTTCCCCCTTCAATTACTAACGGAGAAAACAAATTACATAGAAAATTTATTGGGGATTATAAATCAATTAATTTGGATAGTATTTATTATAGTTCTTGGAAAAGTATGGCTTAAAAGGAATATCCAACACATCATTGTACAGGGGGGATAA
- a CDS encoding ABC transporter ATP-binding protein: MDIVFSNISKEYQVKKRQNNSFLNFFNRDYEIKSALKNVSFQIKKGEIIGYIGPNGAGKSTTIKIMTGILKPSSGECYVLGVNPMENRMQFVKRIGVVFGNRSNLMWDLPVIDTVYMMKKLYSIPEEVFLTNLAELTEMMDVEDLLQIPVRLLSLGQRMRCEIIVSLLHNPEILFLDEPTLGLDARSKIAVHQFIKKVNEKRNTTVILTTHDMNDIQALTSRVIIIGKGSKLFDGEFRAIKNKYKSTKKIRLEINQVDQINSVATQIKQQFRPNNMTVIANEIGVEISKEMGSLDDFIQFISKKKIIDNYQIRSLNIDEIIARYYSELDI; this comes from the coding sequence TTGGATATTGTATTTTCAAATATTTCAAAAGAGTATCAGGTAAAAAAGAGACAAAATAATTCTTTTCTTAATTTTTTTAATAGGGATTATGAAATAAAGTCAGCATTAAAAAATGTTAGTTTTCAAATAAAAAAAGGGGAGATTATTGGATACATTGGACCAAATGGAGCGGGGAAGTCCACCACCATTAAGATTATGACCGGTATTTTAAAGCCAAGTAGTGGAGAATGCTACGTATTGGGTGTTAACCCAATGGAAAATCGTATGCAATTTGTAAAAAGGATTGGTGTGGTTTTCGGTAATAGGTCCAATTTGATGTGGGATTTACCGGTAATTGACACAGTCTATATGATGAAAAAATTATATTCAATTCCAGAGGAGGTGTTTTTAACTAATTTAGCAGAGTTGACTGAGATGATGGATGTTGAAGATTTATTGCAGATACCAGTGAGGCTACTTAGTTTAGGACAACGAATGCGCTGTGAAATTATCGTTTCACTTTTACATAATCCTGAAATTCTCTTTCTTGATGAACCGACATTAGGACTTGACGCTCGTTCCAAAATAGCTGTCCATCAGTTCATAAAAAAAGTTAATGAGAAACGAAATACTACCGTCATTCTAACAACTCATGATATGAATGATATTCAAGCCTTAACAAGTAGAGTGATTATCATTGGGAAAGGAAGTAAGTTGTTCGATGGAGAGTTTAGGGCTATAAAAAATAAGTACAAAAGCACAAAAAAAATCCGACTTGAAATTAACCAAGTGGATCAAATTAATTCCGTGGCTACTCAAATTAAACAGCAATTTCGTCCGAATAATATGACGGTAATTGCAAACGAGATAGGAGTTGAGATAAGCAAGGAAATGGGGAGTCTTGATGATTTTATTCAGTTTATATCTAAGAAAAAAATAATAGACAATTATCAAATTCGGTCTCTTAATATTGATGAGATTATTGCCCGTTATTATTCTGAATTAGACATTTGA
- a CDS encoding SLAP domain-containing protein gives MKKSTSLLFSGLLVSGMVLGAVATTPTTVHADGTATTQAAANVTNNVRFVDQDNNYVANKSLQGVKGAAINYAPDGYAVPTNNKNVFGDDNTTVTATVTKMISVNVNYVDQNGKLVNSEVINGGVGNTVKLTDLPAGCNWVNDAEQTITLVDGKEYNVPVTKKVFNTVIFKTSDNTEVGRTEIFSDKVGDAVNLTSSQVPTGYTASTTSLTLQTDNNTQFVTVSKSADAATGEVTVNDKAAQLYTSLGNAITGRTLKANSSWKTFETKVIKGKTYYRVATNEWVEASAVTVNDDTTNAVTPFTSNVTTGGVVSTLYDKTGKALSGRALGPNTSWKTAGKMVLNGKTYYQVATNEWVDASTVTVAGETTANSNITPSKGVVTIGSSVAILYTKDGVAITDRALGPATRWQTANKMTLNGETYYQVATNEWVKASNLK, from the coding sequence ATGAAAAAAAGTACATCATTATTGTTCAGTGGACTATTAGTTTCAGGTATGGTCCTTGGTGCTGTCGCAACAACACCAACAACAGTTCACGCTGATGGTACTGCTACCACACAAGCTGCTGCAAATGTAACTAATAATGTTAGATTTGTTGACCAAGATAACAATTACGTTGCTAATAAGAGTTTGCAAGGTGTTAAAGGAGCAGCTATTAATTATGCTCCAGATGGCTATGCAGTTCCTACTAATAACAAGAATGTTTTCGGTGACGATAACACTACTGTTACAGCAACTGTTACTAAGATGATTTCAGTTAACGTTAACTATGTTGACCAAAATGGTAAACTTGTTAACTCCGAAGTTATCAACGGTGGTGTTGGTAATACAGTTAAATTGACTGATCTACCAGCTGGCTGTAACTGGGTCAACGATGCTGAACAAACTATCACATTAGTTGATGGCAAGGAATACAACGTTCCTGTTACAAAGAAAGTTTTCAATACAGTTATTTTCAAGACTTCAGATAATACTGAAGTTGGCCGTACAGAAATTTTCAGTGACAAAGTTGGCGATGCAGTTAACTTAACATCAAGCCAAGTCCCAACAGGCTACACAGCAAGCACAACAAGTTTGACACTACAAACTGATAACAACACACAATTTGTTACAGTTTCAAAGAGTGCTGACGCAGCTACTGGCGAAGTTACTGTTAATGATAAAGCAGCTCAACTTTACACTAGTTTAGGCAATGCTATTACTGGTCGTACTTTGAAAGCTAACTCATCATGGAAGACTTTCGAAACAAAAGTTATCAAAGGAAAGACATACTACCGAGTTGCTACAAATGAATGGGTTGAAGCAAGTGCAGTTACCGTTAATGACGATACAACAAATGCTGTAACACCATTTACAAGTAACGTTACAACAGGTGGAGTAGTTTCAACATTGTACGATAAGACTGGTAAAGCATTATCAGGCCGTGCCTTGGGTCCAAACACATCTTGGAAGACAGCTGGTAAGATGGTTTTGAATGGTAAAACTTATTATCAAGTTGCTACAAATGAGTGGGTTGACGCAAGTACAGTTACTGTTGCTGGAGAAACAACAGCTAACTCAAATATCACACCTTCAAAGGGTGTCGTAACAATTGGTTCAAGCGTTGCTATTCTTTATACAAAAGACGGAGTAGCAATTACAGATCGTGCTTTAGGACCTGCTACAAGATGGCAAACAGCTAATAAGATGACTCTTAATGGAGAAACTTATTATCAAGTTGCTACAAATGAATGGGTTAAGGCAAGTAATTTAAAGTAG
- a CDS encoding MFS transporter, with translation MDKFKRQIYLATSASFVSGFGNGMFSFAIDLYVLRESSSPLWFAGTQIISPLIAFFLSRKIGTLIDQRSHKTILKWSYLFEFVVTMCYFLLLRLKIAMSMKFLITLVVLVFINIFNLIEQTAYQSSVINLVPEEKIQRLNSLQRLAASCSQIFSPALGAAIYSLLGIYNMVSIRLVTVVVSLLLILGIDFHASVGTTETNEPEVCENHNIKIWEILQKNRVLLYAIVMSVGVNIFLAISNIALPFMMVHVLKFTNGQYGLQQTMVGVGSILAGLILSVVKNIKNPIRMSMLAMLSISFSLMIFGSTGIIKTPHLMNLLIFFIVSVIMGASLVSMEIPMSTYMQSSIPKNIQGRIFSFVFGASQIAMPIGTVIGTALVYKPFVLLIISGILMMVFVIVNYLRNGRVNMKDVL, from the coding sequence ATGGATAAATTTAAAAGACAAATCTATTTGGCAACTTCGGCATCATTCGTTTCTGGTTTTGGAAATGGGATGTTTTCGTTTGCTATTGACCTGTATGTTTTGCGAGAATCATCATCTCCATTGTGGTTTGCTGGGACACAAATAATATCACCATTGATTGCCTTCTTTCTTTCACGCAAGATAGGTACCTTGATTGATCAAAGGTCACACAAAACCATTCTCAAATGGTCGTATCTATTTGAGTTCGTAGTGACTATGTGTTACTTCCTTTTACTACGACTAAAAATTGCGATGTCGATGAAATTTCTAATAACGCTTGTCGTGCTCGTGTTTATAAACATCTTTAATTTGATTGAGCAGACAGCGTATCAATCGTCCGTTATTAATCTGGTCCCTGAAGAAAAGATTCAACGATTAAATTCACTGCAACGATTAGCAGCTTCATGTTCACAGATATTTTCACCAGCGCTAGGTGCAGCCATATATTCTTTGCTCGGAATTTACAACATGGTATCAATTAGGTTGGTAACAGTGGTCGTTTCGTTATTGCTAATATTAGGAATAGATTTTCATGCATCGGTTGGTACTACGGAAACTAATGAACCTGAAGTTTGTGAAAATCATAATATTAAAATATGGGAAATCTTACAAAAAAATCGGGTTTTGCTATATGCCATTGTTATGTCGGTTGGGGTAAATATTTTCCTAGCTATTTCGAATATTGCACTGCCATTCATGATGGTGCATGTGTTGAAATTTACAAATGGACAATATGGTTTACAGCAGACGATGGTGGGAGTTGGATCCATATTGGCGGGACTCATTCTCTCAGTAGTGAAAAATATTAAGAATCCGATTCGAATGAGTATGCTTGCAATGTTGAGTATATCGTTTTCATTAATGATCTTTGGAAGTACCGGAATTATAAAGACACCTCATTTAATGAATTTATTAATATTTTTCATCGTGTCAGTCATCATGGGGGCGTCATTGGTCTCAATGGAAATTCCAATGAGTACTTACATGCAGTCATCCATTCCAAAGAATATCCAAGGTAGAATTTTTTCATTTGTCTTTGGAGCTTCTCAAATAGCTATGCCAATTGGAACGGTTATTGGAACTGCCTTAGTATACAAACCATTCGTTCTGCTAATAATTAGTGGAATTTTAATGATGGTATTTGTAATAGTCAATTATTTAAGGAATGGCAGAGTTAATATGAAAGATGTTTTATAA
- a CDS encoding MMPL family transporter: MQKKLSRYIAALIGWIIVVVVALVAMPNVSQLVRNKGNFTLPSYAESQKASNIEKKANGNKAVRTYTVVFKNDSGGKLSSSQSDRIDDKLNELDNKKLLKIKNVMGPSDNAETKKQLIAKDKTTQLAQVTVKKNNYVGQQVKELQKQLDVSGIHTYVTGVDALNDAFSTVTEKGIQKTEVIAVIFIFIVLIIVFRSPIVPLISLLNVGVAFVTSLSIVMNLAQKVNFPISNFTQVFLVVVLFGIGTDYNILLYNYFKGALARGLSAKEASHDAQIHGGRTILYSGLSVFIGFSVLALAKFSFYQSAVGVAIGILVLLAVLLTLNMFFMQTLGEKMFWPSKVSAGGGKSRIWYGLSRSALAYPVVMLGIIAVCAVPFFINQNSTLNFNNADEVPDSYQAKAGYQIIQKHFSKGMSAPATVEIEDNSKMTSQAKLAAIDDLTTYLQKEPGVKTVTSATEPGGNKIKSMYLKNQLLTITNGLTTSTKGLGKIKSGLSSASSQLQSANISGSTAQVQQLANGTSELQSGAQQLSSGINEYTSGVSSINSGVQSANSQLPTLTSGVSTLNSSSTQLASGMSQLQSQVSALSGQATQLLTLMQASGQNTTAAAGEISQLQSSISQLSAGSTALSSGISQLSGSMPSLTSGMSTLASGTNRLASTSSTLTSGGQSVASGTATVNSGVQQMNTQLKQMSAQVTELESGLTSANDGLDTLAKGNTTMKTYLDGLRTSYVGDTFYLPKDTIKSKAFKPALDAYMNDNRKIASLTIVFKGDPNSDTTSKELKTIQSDMKAKLKHGPLKHAKVAVGGQTSQNNDLRTLANGDFGRTATIMTIGIGIALIVVTESILQPLTIIGTLLLAYEVSLGITRIFSRLVLGDNMLSWNTPFFTFIMLMALGVDYSIFLMIRFKDEPMPDLKDKMLNAATSIGTVVISAAIILSGTFAALMPSGVTTLIQVALGVIFGLIILVIILPLTLSALISLTTWHNKRMVKVKKPKENKEAAEADSKE, encoded by the coding sequence ATGCAAAAGAAGCTGAGCAGATATATTGCAGCTTTGATTGGTTGGATCATTGTGGTCGTCGTTGCACTTGTGGCTATGCCTAATGTATCGCAGCTGGTCAGAAATAAGGGAAATTTCACTTTACCTAGTTATGCCGAAAGTCAGAAGGCTTCCAATATTGAAAAGAAAGCCAATGGTAATAAGGCAGTTCGAACTTATACAGTCGTTTTCAAGAATGACAGTGGTGGCAAACTTTCGTCATCGCAGTCAGACAGAATAGATGACAAATTAAATGAATTGGATAATAAGAAATTACTCAAGATTAAGAATGTCATGGGTCCCAGCGATAATGCTGAAACTAAAAAGCAGCTGATTGCTAAGGATAAGACGACGCAACTAGCTCAGGTAACTGTTAAGAAGAACAATTACGTTGGGCAGCAGGTCAAAGAATTGCAGAAACAATTGGATGTTTCTGGGATTCATACTTATGTGACTGGTGTCGATGCGTTAAATGATGCCTTTTCAACTGTAACTGAAAAGGGGATTCAAAAGACTGAAGTTATTGCGGTGATTTTCATTTTCATCGTTTTGATCATTGTCTTCCGTTCGCCAATCGTGCCACTGATTTCCTTACTTAACGTTGGGGTAGCGTTTGTTACTTCATTGAGTATCGTTATGAATCTTGCACAAAAAGTTAACTTTCCAATTTCCAACTTTACTCAAGTTTTCTTGGTCGTAGTGTTGTTTGGTATTGGTACGGATTACAATATTTTACTTTATAACTACTTCAAAGGAGCGTTGGCGCGGGGACTTTCGGCTAAAGAGGCTTCACATGATGCCCAAATTCACGGTGGACGGACGATTCTTTACAGTGGCTTGTCAGTCTTCATCGGATTCTCAGTCCTTGCTTTAGCTAAGTTTTCGTTCTATCAAAGTGCCGTTGGTGTCGCCATTGGTATTTTGGTGCTACTCGCAGTTTTGTTGACGCTCAACATGTTCTTTATGCAAACGTTAGGTGAGAAAATGTTTTGGCCTAGCAAAGTCAGTGCTGGTGGTGGCAAGAGTCGGATTTGGTATGGCTTATCAAGATCAGCCTTAGCATATCCGGTTGTCATGCTTGGTATCATTGCTGTCTGTGCAGTGCCATTTTTCATCAACCAGAATTCAACTTTGAATTTTAATAACGCTGACGAAGTGCCAGATAGTTATCAAGCAAAAGCCGGTTATCAGATTATTCAAAAGCACTTCAGTAAAGGTATGTCAGCTCCAGCAACGGTCGAAATTGAGGATAATTCCAAGATGACTTCCCAAGCTAAATTGGCTGCCATTGATGACTTGACAACTTATTTACAAAAAGAACCAGGTGTTAAGACGGTCACTTCCGCGACTGAACCTGGTGGCAATAAAATTAAGAGTATGTATCTCAAGAATCAATTACTAACTATTACCAACGGTTTGACGACTTCGACTAAGGGACTAGGGAAAATCAAATCAGGTTTGAGTTCTGCTAGTTCCCAATTGCAGAGTGCCAATATTAGTGGCAGTACTGCTCAAGTTCAACAGTTAGCCAATGGTACGAGTGAGTTACAAAGTGGTGCTCAACAATTATCCAGCGGTATTAATGAATATACTTCTGGTGTCTCGAGTATCAACAGTGGCGTTCAGAGTGCCAATAGCCAATTGCCAACTTTGACAAGTGGTGTTTCCACATTGAATAGCAGTTCCACACAACTTGCATCTGGTATGTCACAGTTGCAGTCGCAAGTTAGTGCTTTGTCAGGTCAAGCTACACAATTATTAACTTTGATGCAGGCTTCTGGACAAAATACGACAGCAGCAGCTGGTGAGATTTCTCAATTACAAAGTTCAATCAGTCAATTGAGTGCTGGATCAACGGCGCTTTCATCAGGTATTTCTCAATTATCAGGTTCTATGCCTAGTTTGACTTCAGGCATGTCAACATTAGCCAGTGGAACTAATAGATTAGCTTCAACCAGTTCAACCTTAACTTCTGGTGGTCAAAGTGTTGCCAGTGGAACAGCGACAGTCAATAGTGGCGTTCAACAAATGAATACACAATTGAAACAAATGTCAGCTCAAGTTACTGAACTCGAATCTGGCTTAACTTCAGCTAATGATGGTTTAGATACTTTGGCAAAAGGTAACACGACAATGAAGACTTACTTGGATGGATTGCGGACATCATACGTTGGCGATACGTTCTATCTACCAAAAGATACGATTAAGAGTAAAGCCTTTAAGCCAGCACTTGATGCATACATGAATGATAATCGAAAGATTGCTTCATTAACTATTGTGTTCAAGGGTGATCCTAATAGTGATACCACTTCGAAAGAATTGAAGACGATTCAATCTGATATGAAAGCCAAATTAAAGCATGGTCCACTCAAGCATGCAAAGGTAGCAGTCGGTGGACAAACTTCTCAGAATAATGATTTGAGAACACTTGCTAACGGTGACTTTGGTCGGACAGCTACAATTATGACTATTGGTATCGGAATTGCATTAATAGTTGTAACTGAATCAATTTTGCAACCATTGACGATTATCGGGACTTTGTTGTTAGCATATGAAGTTTCACTCGGTATCACCAGAATCTTCTCAAGACTAGTGCTTGGCGACAATATGTTGAGTTGGAATACGCCGTTCTTTACATTTATCATGTTGATGGCGTTAGGTGTTGATTACAGTATCTTCTTGATGATCAGGTTTAAAGATGAACCAATGCCGGATTTGAAAGACAAGATGCTAAATGCGGCAACATCAATCGGAACAGTTGTCATTTCGGCGGCAATCATTTTGAGTGGTACGTTCGCAGCTTTGATGCCATCAGGCGTTACAACTTTGATTCAAGTTGCATTAGGCGTTATCTTTGGTTTAATAATCTTGGTTATTATCTTGCCATTGACCTTGTCAGCTTTGATAAGTTTGACGACTTGGCATAATAAACGGATGGTTAAAGTTAAAAAACCTAAAGAAAATAAAGAAGCAGCTGAGGCTGATTCTAAAGAATAA